The window CTACAACGAAACGGTTTGACGCCGGAGGATATCGACTGGGTCATCCCCCATCCGGGTACGGACGTCGTGGTGCAAAGTGTTCTTAAGAGAACTAAGTTTCCTAAGGAAAAAATTCTTATGAATTTTGACCGAGTCGGTAATACTTCAGCCGCGTCTATACCGATCGTTCTTTCAGAATTTTATCATAAAGGTACCTTCAAAAAAGGTGATCTTTTTTTAACTCCCGCGGTGGGCGGTGGTTTCTATTGGGGAGGGCTTCTTTTCCGACTTTAAGGGATTAGGGGAGAAGCAAATCATAGGGAATGGATTCCCTATGATAAGATAAAAGAAAGGTGAAGTTGAATAAATGATCGTTACTGGATTCGAACTACGAGAAAGACTTAACGCTGAATCCGCTTCGGAGGTGTACAAGGCGGTACGCAAAGAAGACGGAAAATCAATCATCATAAAATATCTCCCGGTGCTCGACGAACTGCACCCTTCCATCGTCAATCTACGAAACGAGTATGAAATTTTGGGCCTTCTCGACTCGGGAAAATTCGTAAAAGCGATAAAATTCGAAAAGCTCCAAGACGGATATGCGCTTTTCATGGATTATATACCGGGGGGTTCTCTAAAGCAGTACATAACCAAGAAGCCGCTCGCGCTTACCGAATTTTTTCCGATCGCAATCCAGCTCGCCGAAAGATTGGGCGAGATTCATGCCAAAAAAGTAATACATAAAGATCTTAAGCCGGAAAATATCATTTATAATCAAGAGGCTAAGGAAATTCGGATCATCGATTTCGGGATATCGACTCGATTGAATAAAGAGGAGACGTCTTGGTCTTCTCCTAATATTTTAGAAGGTTCGATTCATTATGTTTCTCCGGAACAAACCGGAAGAATGAATCGTTCAATGGATTATAGGAGCGATTTTTATTCTTTAGGCGTTTCTTTTTACGAAATGCTGACCGGAAAACTTCCGTTCGAAGGCGAGGATCTGTTACAATTAGTCCACTCTCATTTGCCTAAAAACCCGGTTCCGCCTAAACAGATTCGAACTGAAATCCCTACCGTCATTTCCAATATCGTAATGAAGCTTCTGGCAAAAACCGCCGAAGATCGTTATCAAACAGCTAGAGGCTTGCAAGCGGACCTGGAGAAAGTGTATTCTCTTTGGAAGGAAAACGCCGAAATACCCGATTTCCCTCTGGCTCAAAACGATTACTCTCAGGAATTCAAAGTTCCCCAAAAACTATACGGACGAGGAGAATACATAACCACTCTTCTCAATGAGTTTAAGGATGTTGCGGCGAACGGACGGACAAGAATGGTCCTTATCGGCGGCTATTCGGGCGTAGGAAAGTCCTCTTTGGTTCGAGAAATTAACAAACCGTTAACCGAATCAAAAGGGTATTTCGTTTCGGGAAAATTCGATCAGTACAATAGGAATCTCCCGTTTTCCGCCGTCATCCAAGTCTTTTCGAGCTTAGTCGAATTGATTTTAACCGAACCTCCTGAAAAAATCGAATCTTGGAAATCCAAGATTCGTAAATCGCTCGGAGCAAACGGAAAAGTAATAACGGACGTAATTCCCGAACTGGAGATAATCATCGGCAAACAGGAACCGATTCCGGAATTGGGACCCCAAGAAAATGCAAACCGTTTCTATGTAGTATTTCAAAATTTCATCAAAGTCTTTGCCGGATCGGAACACCCGCTTGCGATTTTCCTCGACGATATGCAATGGGCGGATACCGCTTCTCTGGAATTATTGAAAAACCTAATGGAAGACGTAACGGTAAATTACCTTTTCCTAATGTTAGCGTATAGAGACAACGAAGTTGACGACTCCCATCCTTTTCGAGTCCTAATTGACGCGTTGGATAAGGAGGGATTAGAGCCGCACAAGATCGTTTTACATCCGCTCCTTGTCTCGGACGTGAACGAACTGCTCTCGGATAGCTTACGCACACCGCGAGAGCAAACGAAAGAATTTGCGGAAATACTGCATGCTAAGACCGGCGGAAATCCGTTCTTTATCGGCGAACTCTTAAAGCAATTATCCAAGGAGGATGCAGTTTATTTCGACCTCCGATCCGGAAATACCGGCGAGGCTCGTTGGAAATGGGATCTCCCCAAAATTAAGAATACGAAAATATCCGATAACGTCGTCGAACTTTTGATCAACAGGATCCGGAAGTTGTCTCCCGTTGTTCAAGAAACTCTTAAAATGGCATCCTGTATCGGAAGTAATTTCGACTTATCGTTATTATCTAGAATTTTAGGTGGAAGCTTCAAGGAAACTCTAGCTTCTCTACAGGAATGTATAAATGAAGAGTTGATCGTTCCGATCGGGGAAAATTATCGAGTTGCCGAATCCTTTCAAGAAACGGCAGTCAATAAGGATAAAAACGAGCAGACTGCAAAAACCGTATTGTTCCGCTTCCAACATGACCGAGTGCAGCAGGCGGCGTACGAAATCATCGACGAGGAAAAGAAAAAGGAAATCCGCCTTAAAATTGGAAGATTCCTCTTGGAAGGCATCGAAGGAAAGCAGCTTGAAGATGCGATCTTTGATATCGTAAATCACCTCAATACTGGTTCTTCTCTTATCATTGATCCCGTTGAGAAAAAAAGATTAGCCGAACTTAATTTACTGGCCGGAAAAAAAGCAAAAAACTCGACCGCATACAAACCGGCATCCGTCTATATCGCAAAAGGCAGGGATCTCCTGTTTACCCTCCCTGAAGGAACACAAGGAGACGATAAACTTTGGGCGACTTACTATGACCTCTGTTATTCAATTCACAAAGAACTTGCGGAGACTCAGTATCTTACCGGTAACTTCGAGGATTCTCAGAAGACGATCGACCTGCTGCTCAAGCACGGCAAGACAGCGGTGGAAAAAGCGGAAACTTATAATCTTTTGATCATACAGTATTCTGCTCTGGGAAAATACGATCTGGCTCTCCCGACGATTATCAAAGCCCTGAAACCTCTGGGGGTCGATATTCCCGAAAAGGATTTTGATAAGGTTCTAACCGAAGAAATCGAAATCGCGAATAAAGCCTTGGAAGGAAAAACGATCGAGTCCTTATTGGAACTGCCGCTTATTCAACAACCCGAACAAATCATGGCAGTAAATTTACTCATCGGCGCCATTCCGACAGCGTATAATTTTGCCTTAGCATTGTTTCCAGTTATCTGTCTGAAAATGGTTAACCTTTTTCTAAAATACGGAAACCTTTCCGACCCTTACGGATATTCGGCCTACGGGATCGTTCTATCCTCGGGATTCCAGCAATATAGGAAAGGTTTTGAATTTGCCGAACTTGCCGTCAAGGTTAGCGAGAAGCATAAGAACCCGAGCGGAACTACGAAAGCGGCGAATATTTTAGCCAATTATACGACTCCTTTCGTAAAACACCTGAAAATTTCGGAAGAGATTAATCAAAAAGGCATTCAATCCAGTCTAGAGTCCGGAGAATTTTTGCATGGCGGATACTGCGCGATGAACGACGCAGTCAATGTGGTTTTGCAGTCCAAGAATATAGAATTAGCTAAAACTAAAGTAGACGCATTGCTCAAATTTTCCCGAAAGGTAAAAAATAACTTAGCTATCGATACGGTCCTAGGCGCCGCGCTTATCGTTTCCAATTTAAGAGGTAAAACGGCATCTCACCTGGAATTTTCCACCGAGGAGATGAACGAAGAGGAATTTTTAGAACTTTGTAATGCTCATCAAAGCCCGTTCCCGGTTTGCCTCTTTAAAATCATGAAATCCAAACTTCTGATGGCATACGGAGAATTTGCCGCAGCGTTAAAGGAACTCGACGAAGCGGAAGGGCTATTAGCATACATTTCGGGACAAATTTCGGTGGAAGAGCACGCGTATCTTCATGCTCTAGCGATGGCCGCAAATTATAAAGTTTCTTCCCAAGAACAAAAAGCGAAGTTTATGGAACGAATTAAAAAGAATTTGGCGAAGTTAAAGCTTCTCTCCGAAAGCGCACCCGAAAACTTCGAACATAAATATTTATTGGTGGAAGCGGAACTTTCTCGTTTGGAATATAAGAACTGGAAAGCCGCGAAAACGTACGAACTCGCGATTCAGTTGGCAAGTAGAAACGATTTTTCAAACGATGAAGCGCTTGCTTGCGAGTTCGCCGGGAGATTCTGGCTGGCAAAAGGCAGCGTTAAAATCTCTTCACAATACGTTAGCGACGCGTATCACCGATATGGAAAATGGGGAGCGATCAAAAAGCAGGAACTCCTTCGCGCGAAGCATCCCGAATTCCTTCGTGAGAAAAGTCGAGATACCTTCCGTACCACCTATACGATCGGCACGATGGGAACTCATACTGCCGCTGCAACGGAAGTTTACACCGGTCAGACCTTGGATTTCCAATCCATTCTCAAGAGTTCGACCGCCATTTCCGGCGAAATCAAACTTGAAGCCTTGTTGGATAAGCTAATGCAAATCTCCATAGAAAACGTGGGCGCGCAAAAAGGGATATTGATTCTTCGTAGAGACGGGAAGTTATCCGTCGAAGCCGAAGGAAGTATCTGGGACAATGAAGTCCGAGTTCTACAAGGCATACCGATTCAGGAAAGCAGAAATATTCCGATCAGCGTCATCTACTATGTGGAACGAACGAAAGAGGATTTGGTCCTAAAAAATGCGCATGGAGACGAAAAGTTCAACAAGGATCCGTATATTAGGGAACAGAAAACAAAGTCCGTCTTATGTTCTCCGATCATTAAACAGGGAGAATTAATCGGAATACTGTATTTGGAAAATAATCTTTCGGAAGCGGCTTTTACGTCGGACCGGCTACAGACGATTTCAATCCTCTCTTCTCAAGCGGCAATTTCCATCGATAATGCCCTACTCTATGCCAATTTGGAAGAAAAAGTCGCCGAGCGGACCAAAGAGTTAGCGAAAGCGAACGACGATTTAGCTTTAAAAAACCAGCATATTACCGATAGTATTACGTATTCTTTAAATATCCAGCAGGCGATTCTCCCGGCGCCCGAGGTGCTAAGCAAATCTCTGCCGGAGTATTTCGTTCTTTTCCGTCCTAAAGACATCGTTTCGGGAGATTTCTATTGGTTTTCCAAACAGGAAGATTCTATCTTCATTGCTGCCGTGGATTGCACGGGACACGGCGTTCCCGGGGCTCTCATGTCCATGATCGGAAATACCCTTTTAAACCAAATTATCAACGAGGCGGGGATATCCGATCCGGGAACGACTTTAGAATATCTGCATAGAAGCGTCCGACAAGCCCTTAAACAGGACACCGAACAAACCAATTCACGAGATGGGATGGATATATGTCTGTTGAAGATCGATAAAAACAATTTATACTTTGCCGGAGCAAAACGTCCTATTTTTATTGGAAAAGCGGGAATCCTGTCTGAAATTAAGGGAGATAGAGCTTCCATCGGCGGCAGGCAAAAAGAAGAAACGCGAAAATTTACAACACACTCCATTCCTTTGGAATCAGGGGTTCGTACGAGTGTTTATTTGACTACGGACGGCTTTCTGGATCAACCGAACCCGGACCGTCAAAAAATAGGGACAAAAGGATTCGTTAATTTTCTCGAAGGTATAGAACACCTCTCTTGCGAAGAACAAAAGGAAAGGCTAGAGTCCTTCCTGTTGGCGCACCAAGACAGCGAGGCGCAGCGGGACGACATAACACTGATCGGAGTAGTCCTGGATGGACAATAGGAGAAGTTTCTGAAAAAGGAAGATGCTAATGATGGACAATGAAGTCATAAATTTATTCAAAAGCTATAAGGATGCCAGCGAGTACAACCTGCTCGTGTCGTTCAAAGGCAGGCTGTCACAGGAGGTGCTCACGGAACTTGGTTCCATGATTCGGACCTCCTTGAGTTCCGAATCCAAGATTAAAAAAATCTTCGCAGTATTTATCGAACTCGCGCAGAATATGCTACATTATTCTGCGGAGCGCCAAGTGAACGAAGAGATGAAGGAAGCAGGTGTCGGGATTCTCATTGTGAGGGAAAATTCGGTTGGCTATCATGTTGGATCGGGAAATCTGGTCCAGAACGAGAAGCTCGAGTTCCTCTCGGAAAGGATCCAAAAGATCAACTCCATGAACAAGGATGAACTGAAGTCCTTTTACCAGCAACAGCTCAGGTCGGAAAGACCCGAGGATAGTAAGGGAGCCGGGGTTGGATTAATAGATATTGCGCGGAAGTCAGACGGACCCCTTGTTTTCCATTTCGACTCGGTGGACAACAAAAACTCTTTCTTTACTATCTCCGCATTCTTTACGAAGGAAAACTAAGAATGGAATCCTTACATATACAACAAACTAAAACTTCACCGGAAGTTATTCTAGACTCAACGAAAGGCGTTGCCGAGATCATAGGCGAATCTTACCCGGAAAACGCGATGGCCTTTTATAAGCCGGTTTTCGAATGGTTGACCGCGATGCAAGTAGCAGGAAAGCACATCCAATTTAGATTTCAGATGGATTATTTCAATACTAGCTCTTCGAAAGTGATCATGGACATTCTTGATAACCTTCAAAAATTTCATGAGAAGGGCGGAAAAGTCGAAGTGGAATGGCTATACAAAGAAGACGATGAGGATATGCAAGAGACCGGTGAAGAATTTTCTTCCGATCTTAGCCTTTCGTTCCGGATGAAGTCTTACAAATAGAGTCCCGGGCGGAACAATCCGGTAATGGAAAAAAACGACTCGCAAAAGGAAGTCAATACTTTCTTCGAACATGAGTATCAACTTCTGTCCGATGCTCAATCTTTCCTGAGTAATTCTTCCAGCAAAGAACAGGCAAAGGATAAGCTTCGAGCGCTCTCAAATTCGTACGAATCTCTGCTCAAACAATCTTCTAAGATTATGAGAATAGGAGATTCAACTCAGCATCGGTTGCTTAAAACTCAAGAAGAACTTACGAGTTCCAACTTAATGTTGGAAGCCGCCTATATGGACTTAAAGTTGGTCACCGAGGTCGGTAGAATCATCACTTCTTCACTCGAACCCAAAGTCATCATTCAATCGGTGTATGAAAACACCAAATCGATGGTTCCAATGGATATCCTCGCATTCGGAATTT is drawn from Leptospira fainei serovar Hurstbridge str. BUT 6 and contains these coding sequences:
- a CDS encoding AAA family ATPase, producing the protein MIVTGFELRERLNAESASEVYKAVRKEDGKSIIIKYLPVLDELHPSIVNLRNEYEILGLLDSGKFVKAIKFEKLQDGYALFMDYIPGGSLKQYITKKPLALTEFFPIAIQLAERLGEIHAKKVIHKDLKPENIIYNQEAKEIRIIDFGISTRLNKEETSWSSPNILEGSIHYVSPEQTGRMNRSMDYRSDFYSLGVSFYEMLTGKLPFEGEDLLQLVHSHLPKNPVPPKQIRTEIPTVISNIVMKLLAKTAEDRYQTARGLQADLEKVYSLWKENAEIPDFPLAQNDYSQEFKVPQKLYGRGEYITTLLNEFKDVAANGRTRMVLIGGYSGVGKSSLVREINKPLTESKGYFVSGKFDQYNRNLPFSAVIQVFSSLVELILTEPPEKIESWKSKIRKSLGANGKVITDVIPELEIIIGKQEPIPELGPQENANRFYVVFQNFIKVFAGSEHPLAIFLDDMQWADTASLELLKNLMEDVTVNYLFLMLAYRDNEVDDSHPFRVLIDALDKEGLEPHKIVLHPLLVSDVNELLSDSLRTPREQTKEFAEILHAKTGGNPFFIGELLKQLSKEDAVYFDLRSGNTGEARWKWDLPKIKNTKISDNVVELLINRIRKLSPVVQETLKMASCIGSNFDLSLLSRILGGSFKETLASLQECINEELIVPIGENYRVAESFQETAVNKDKNEQTAKTVLFRFQHDRVQQAAYEIIDEEKKKEIRLKIGRFLLEGIEGKQLEDAIFDIVNHLNTGSSLIIDPVEKKRLAELNLLAGKKAKNSTAYKPASVYIAKGRDLLFTLPEGTQGDDKLWATYYDLCYSIHKELAETQYLTGNFEDSQKTIDLLLKHGKTAVEKAETYNLLIIQYSALGKYDLALPTIIKALKPLGVDIPEKDFDKVLTEEIEIANKALEGKTIESLLELPLIQQPEQIMAVNLLIGAIPTAYNFALALFPVICLKMVNLFLKYGNLSDPYGYSAYGIVLSSGFQQYRKGFEFAELAVKVSEKHKNPSGTTKAANILANYTTPFVKHLKISEEINQKGIQSSLESGEFLHGGYCAMNDAVNVVLQSKNIELAKTKVDALLKFSRKVKNNLAIDTVLGAALIVSNLRGKTASHLEFSTEEMNEEEFLELCNAHQSPFPVCLFKIMKSKLLMAYGEFAAALKELDEAEGLLAYISGQISVEEHAYLHALAMAANYKVSSQEQKAKFMERIKKNLAKLKLLSESAPENFEHKYLLVEAELSRLEYKNWKAAKTYELAIQLASRNDFSNDEALACEFAGRFWLAKGSVKISSQYVSDAYHRYGKWGAIKKQELLRAKHPEFLREKSRDTFRTTYTIGTMGTHTAAATEVYTGQTLDFQSILKSSTAISGEIKLEALLDKLMQISIENVGAQKGILILRRDGKLSVEAEGSIWDNEVRVLQGIPIQESRNIPISVIYYVERTKEDLVLKNAHGDEKFNKDPYIREQKTKSVLCSPIIKQGELIGILYLENNLSEAAFTSDRLQTISILSSQAAISIDNALLYANLEEKVAERTKELAKANDDLALKNQHITDSITYSLNIQQAILPAPEVLSKSLPEYFVLFRPKDIVSGDFYWFSKQEDSIFIAAVDCTGHGVPGALMSMIGNTLLNQIINEAGISDPGTTLEYLHRSVRQALKQDTEQTNSRDGMDICLLKIDKNNLYFAGAKRPIFIGKAGILSEIKGDRASIGGRQKEETRKFTTHSIPLESGVRTSVYLTTDGFLDQPNPDRQKIGTKGFVNFLEGIEHLSCEEQKERLESFLLAHQDSEAQRDDITLIGVVLDGQ
- a CDS encoding SiaB family protein kinase, with translation MMDNEVINLFKSYKDASEYNLLVSFKGRLSQEVLTELGSMIRTSLSSESKIKKIFAVFIELAQNMLHYSAERQVNEEMKEAGVGILIVRENSVGYHVGSGNLVQNEKLEFLSERIQKINSMNKDELKSFYQQQLRSERPEDSKGAGVGLIDIARKSDGPLVFHFDSVDNKNSFFTISAFFTKEN
- a CDS encoding DUF1987 domain-containing protein, which translates into the protein MESLHIQQTKTSPEVILDSTKGVAEIIGESYPENAMAFYKPVFEWLTAMQVAGKHIQFRFQMDYFNTSSSKVIMDILDNLQKFHEKGGKVEVEWLYKEDDEDMQETGEEFSSDLSLSFRMKSYK